A region of Triplophysa dalaica isolate WHDGS20190420 chromosome 20, ASM1584641v1, whole genome shotgun sequence DNA encodes the following proteins:
- the agap2 gene encoding arf-GAP with GTPase, ANK repeat and PH domain-containing protein 2 isoform X1, which translates to MNRTGPSQSKTTYLISLTLVKVETTEEHELENSKQTVDGAVHVADGTKHLKHPGSNNEGQQQQKMGVELEAGESIKISAEQDTIQSPREDKALFTDGVHPGDGQKSIISPSAEIGRARESTGISQFSIPRHFCDIPVRATQRPVSLLKAHGGGREFKESRESIHASSKSLDRKDSRARIQSPTSPTPGSFRASWAVSEVKTCDEDLKGVGMKRPTEGDIIAMRMQSPRAERLKSGSTSLPTPIALISKPQRKGKSRTLDNSDLNCLSEDLLKSKGGQMTSDFRTAQSQGASARDRKMLRFISGIFTKSTPVATSATIVTPIYSSIQRESSEEEASCNNSQEWTLNRAIPELRLGVLGSIRSGKTALVNRFITGSYLPQESHEGGRYKKEVLGEGQSQLLLIREESGPPSAQFCNWLDGVILVFSLENEASFQDVYKNYSELSKHRNIAEMPIIAVGTQDKISSTNVRVIEDKRVQQLCIDIRRCTYYETCATYGLNVDRVFTEMTQKIAAAKKQAALLASCKSLPNSPSHSGASTPLSGPGQASNGGQSSDYPSSLPSTPVISHKDIRGGASGDGGSQRNLPRRRTSLFANRRGSDSEKRTSESRGDVSGRSVPIKQGTLWKRSERSLNKEWKKKYVTLSNSGMLTYHSNINEYLQNAQGKEMDLLRVTVKVPGKRLHRAGTPGGPSPGPVLVPVPGVNGISKDKQTPEGGATSNLLTVEEASRAGLSFHIDQKVKRCPSSVSNKGFSMDSSAEGATSPPLGKDHMPSSPMSDRKKKKRNRSINLKGDAAAGQAEAKRKMWKLKSFGSLRNINKTEEESTDFIIISSTGQSWHFEAQNQEDRDAWVQAIESQILASLQSCESRNKARRSSHSEAVALQALRNAKGNDLCVDCEASNPTWASLNLGALICIECSGIHRNLGTHLSRVRSLDLDDWPSELTKVLTAIGNHMANSIWETCTQGRQKLTPEATREQRESWIRAKYEQRVFVSPLPAQCSEGTMSSWLLRAVIDRDLPRLLLLLAHSTKDLINIPPEGAGQQHHSALHAACQLGDVVMTQLLVWYGSDVKSKDPQGRTALTLARQAGSKECAEILLQHGCPSETSPTSPTPVLSRKSSITSVGRVNSRRRVS; encoded by the exons ATGAACCGAACGGGTCCATCTCAGTCCAAAACCACCTACCTTATCTCCCTCACCCTGGTGAAGGTAGAGACCACTGAGGAACATGAGTTGGAGAACAGCAAGCAAACTGTGGATGGAGCGGTGCACGTTGCCGATGGAACAAAACATCTCAAACACCCCGGATCCAACAATGAGGGCCAGCAGCAACAGAAAATGGGTGTGGAGCTGGAGGCTGGAGAATCTATCAAAATCTCAGCGGAACAGGATACAATCCAAAGCCCAAGGGAGGACAAAGCACTTTTTACAGATGGTGTTCACCCCGGTGATGGGCAAAAATCAATAATCTCACCCAGCGCTGAAATTGGCCGGGCCAGAGAATCCACAGGAATCTCACAGTTTTCCATTCCACGGCATTTCTGTGACATCCCAGTTCGTGCAACCCAGCGTCCGGTTTCTCTTCTTAAAGCTCATGGGGGTGGTCGTGAATTTAAGGAGTCCAGAGAGAGCATCCACGCCTCTTCCAAAAGCCTTGACCGGAAAGACAGTCGAGCTAGGATCCAGTCTCCAACCAGCCCCACTCCGGGGTCATTTCGGGCATCTTGGGCTGTAAGCGAGGTGAAAACCTGTGATGAAGACCTCAAAGGTGTTGGGATGAAAAGGCCCACGGAAGGGGATATAATAGCCATGAGAATGCAGAGTCCTCGAGCGGAAAGATTAAAGTCTGGATCTACTTCTCTACCCACTCCAATCGCCCTGATATCCAAGCCTCAACGCAAAGGGAAGAGTCGAACCTTGGACAACAGTGATCTGAACTGCCTGTCTGAAGACCTCCTGAAGAGCAAAGGTGGCCAAATGACATCTGACTTTAGGACAGCTCAGTCCCAGGGGGCTTCGGCACGTGACCGCAAGATGCTGAGATTTATTAGTGGCATTTTTACCAAGAGCACTCCAGTGGCGACCAGTGCGACCATTGTGACCCCAATCTATAGCTCCATTCAGAGAGAATCCAGTGAGGAAGAAG catCATGCAACAACAGTCAGGAATGGACCCTGAACCGCGCCATTCCAGAGCTGAGACTG GGGGTTTTAGGTAGCATACGAAGTGGAAAAACTGCCCTTGTGAACCGATTCATCACAGGAAGTTACCTGCCACAGGAGTCACATGAGG GTGGACGATATAAAAAAGAAGTACTGGGGGAGGGACAAAGTCAGTTATTACTGATCCGAGAGGAATCTGGCCCTCCAAGTGCACAG TTCTGCAATTGGCTGGATGGTGTCATCTTGGTTTTTAGTCTGGAAAATGAAGCCAGTTTCCAGGATGTGTATAAGAACTACAGTGAGCTTAGCAAACACCGTAACATTGCAGAAATGCCCATTATAGCAGTTGGAACACAAG ATAAGATTAGTAGCACTAACGTCCGTGTGATCGAGGACAAACGTGTGCAACAGCTCTGTATAGATATACGTCGCTGTACTTACTATGAGACGTGTGCTACATACGGGCTTAACGTGGACAGAGTATTCACTGAAA TGACTCAAAAGATCGCTGCTGCCAAGAAGCAAGCCGCCCTTCTGGCCTCCTGTAAATCTCTCCCGAACTCTCCGAGTCATTCAGGAGCCTCGACTCCGCTGTCAGGGCCAGGACAG GCCAGTAATGGGGGTCAGAGTAGTGATTACCCCTCCTCTTTGCCTTCTACCCCTGTTATAAGTCACAAAGATATTCGGGGTGGGGCAAGTGGAGACGGGGGCTCTCAACGAAATCTGCCCCGGCGACGGACCTCTTTATTTGCG AACCGTCGTGGCAGTGACTCTGAGAAAAGGACTTCTGAAAGCCGAGGTGACGTGAGCGGTAGATCCGTTCCTATTAAACAG GGGACTTTGTGGAAACGAAGTGAACGTTCTTTAAACAAGGAGTGGAAGAAGAAGTATGTGACTTTATCAAACAGCGGCATGCTGACGTATCACTCAAACATAAAC GAATATTTACAGAACGCTCAAGGAAAAGAAATGGATTTATTGCGGGTCACTGTGAAAGTGCCAGGCAAACGTCTTCATCGTGCCGGAACACCTGGCGGTCCGTCTCCTGGTCCTGTTCTTGTCCCCGTACCCGGTGTTAATGGAATTAGTAAAGACAAGCAGACACCTGAAGGGGGCGCTACTT CAAATCTTTTGACTGTGGAGGAGGCATCCAGAGCTGGTTTGTCATTTCATATTGACCAAAAGGTGAAACGTTGCCCATCATCTGTGTCGAATAAAGGGTTTAGTATGG aCTCGAGTGCAGAGGGAGCCACAAGTCCACCTTTAGGAAAAGACCACATGCCTTCTTCTCCAATGAGTGAccgaaaaaagaaaaaaagaaacagaagtaTTAATCTGAAGGGAGACGCAGCAGCCGGGCAGGCTGAAG CCAAGCGCAAAATGTGGAAATTAAAAAGCTTTGGTAGCTTGAGAAACATTAACAAAACAG AAGAGGAAAGTACGGACTTTATCATCATATCCAGTACAGGACAGAGCTGGCACTTTGAAGCTCAGAATCAGGAGGATAGAGATGCTTGGGTTCAGGCGATAGAGAGTCAGATCCTGGCAAGTCTTCAGAGTTGCGAGAGCAGAAATAAG GCACGACGGAGCAGTCATAGTGAAGCTGTTGCCTTACAGGCCCTGCGTAATGCCAAAGGGAATGACCTCTGTGTGGACTGTGAGGCATCAA ATCCAACATGGGCAAGTCTTAATCTCGGGGCTCTCATCTGTATCGAGTGTTCTGGTATACACCGGAACCTGGGGACTCACCTGTCTCGCGTCCGCTCGCTAGACCTAGACGACTGGCCCAGCGAGCTCACGAAAGTGCTTACGGCTATAGGGAACCATATGGCCAACAGTATTTGGGAGACCTGCACTCAAGGACGGCAAAAGTTGACACCTGAGGCAACAAG AGAACAGAGGGAATCCTGGATCCGTGCCAAATACGAACAGCGGGTGTTTGTGTCGCCCTTGCCCGCTCAGTGCTCAGAGGGCACAATGTCATCCTGGTTACTCAGAGCAGTAATTGACAGAGACCTTCCCAGACTTCTGCTTCTCCTAGCACACAGCACCAAGGATCTGATCAACATCCCTCCTGAGGGAGCGGGGCAACAGCATCACAGCGCATTACACGCGGCATGCCAGCTCGGAGACGTGGTAATGACGCAGCTCCTGGTCTGG TACGGCAGCGATGTCAAGTCGAAGGATCCGCAGGGCAGAACGGCCCTGACATTGGCGCGTCAAGCCGGAAGTAAAGAGTGCGCTGAGATTCTTCTACAGCACGGCTGTCCCAGCGAGACCTCTCCCACGTCCCCCACACCCGTTCTGTCCCGCAAAAGTAGCATCACGAGCGTGGGCCGTGTCAATTCCAGGCGGAGGGTCTCGTAA
- the agap2 gene encoding arf-GAP with GTPase, ANK repeat and PH domain-containing protein 2 isoform X6, with translation MSSTIKVTNSTAIRAEVKRHESLQNTLNKFLRQLEKVEDPQIRTGLKVFLHSVQASCNNSQEWTLNRAIPELRLGVLGSIRSGKTALVNRFITGSYLPQESHEGGRYKKEVLGEGQSQLLLIREESGPPSAQFCNWLDGVILVFSLENEASFQDVYKNYSELSKHRNIAEMPIIAVGTQDKISSTNVRVIEDKRVQQLCIDIRRCTYYETCATYGLNVDRVFTEMTQKIAAAKKQAALLASCKSLPNSPSHSGASTPLSGPGQASNGGQSSDYPSSLPSTPVISHKDIRGGASGDGGSQRNLPRRRTSLFANRRGSDSEKRTSESRGDVSGRSVPIKQGTLWKRSERSLNKEWKKKYVTLSNSGMLTYHSNINEYLQNAQGKEMDLLRVTVKVPGKRLHRAGTPGGPSPGPVLVPVPGVNGISKDKQTPEGGATSNLLTVEEASRAGLSFHIDQKVKRCPSSVSNKGFSMDSSAEGATSPPLGKDHMPSSPMSDRKKKKRNRSINLKGDAAAGQAEEEESTDFIIISSTGQSWHFEAQNQEDRDAWVQAIESQILASLQSCESRNKARRSSHSEAVALQALRNAKGNDLCVDCEASNPTWASLNLGALICIECSGIHRNLGTHLSRVRSLDLDDWPSELTKVLTAIGNHMANSIWETCTQGRQKLTPEATREQRESWIRAKYEQRVFVSPLPAQCSEGTMSSWLLRAVIDRDLPRLLLLLAHSTKDLINIPPEGAGQQHHSALHAACQLGDVVMTQLLVWYGSDVKSKDPQGRTALTLARQAGSKECAEILLQHGCPSETSPTSPTPVLSRKSSITSVGRVNSRRRVS, from the exons catCATGCAACAACAGTCAGGAATGGACCCTGAACCGCGCCATTCCAGAGCTGAGACTG GGGGTTTTAGGTAGCATACGAAGTGGAAAAACTGCCCTTGTGAACCGATTCATCACAGGAAGTTACCTGCCACAGGAGTCACATGAGG GTGGACGATATAAAAAAGAAGTACTGGGGGAGGGACAAAGTCAGTTATTACTGATCCGAGAGGAATCTGGCCCTCCAAGTGCACAG TTCTGCAATTGGCTGGATGGTGTCATCTTGGTTTTTAGTCTGGAAAATGAAGCCAGTTTCCAGGATGTGTATAAGAACTACAGTGAGCTTAGCAAACACCGTAACATTGCAGAAATGCCCATTATAGCAGTTGGAACACAAG ATAAGATTAGTAGCACTAACGTCCGTGTGATCGAGGACAAACGTGTGCAACAGCTCTGTATAGATATACGTCGCTGTACTTACTATGAGACGTGTGCTACATACGGGCTTAACGTGGACAGAGTATTCACTGAAA TGACTCAAAAGATCGCTGCTGCCAAGAAGCAAGCCGCCCTTCTGGCCTCCTGTAAATCTCTCCCGAACTCTCCGAGTCATTCAGGAGCCTCGACTCCGCTGTCAGGGCCAGGACAG GCCAGTAATGGGGGTCAGAGTAGTGATTACCCCTCCTCTTTGCCTTCTACCCCTGTTATAAGTCACAAAGATATTCGGGGTGGGGCAAGTGGAGACGGGGGCTCTCAACGAAATCTGCCCCGGCGACGGACCTCTTTATTTGCG AACCGTCGTGGCAGTGACTCTGAGAAAAGGACTTCTGAAAGCCGAGGTGACGTGAGCGGTAGATCCGTTCCTATTAAACAG GGGACTTTGTGGAAACGAAGTGAACGTTCTTTAAACAAGGAGTGGAAGAAGAAGTATGTGACTTTATCAAACAGCGGCATGCTGACGTATCACTCAAACATAAAC GAATATTTACAGAACGCTCAAGGAAAAGAAATGGATTTATTGCGGGTCACTGTGAAAGTGCCAGGCAAACGTCTTCATCGTGCCGGAACACCTGGCGGTCCGTCTCCTGGTCCTGTTCTTGTCCCCGTACCCGGTGTTAATGGAATTAGTAAAGACAAGCAGACACCTGAAGGGGGCGCTACTT CAAATCTTTTGACTGTGGAGGAGGCATCCAGAGCTGGTTTGTCATTTCATATTGACCAAAAGGTGAAACGTTGCCCATCATCTGTGTCGAATAAAGGGTTTAGTATGG aCTCGAGTGCAGAGGGAGCCACAAGTCCACCTTTAGGAAAAGACCACATGCCTTCTTCTCCAATGAGTGAccgaaaaaagaaaaaaagaaacagaagtaTTAATCTGAAGGGAGACGCAGCAGCCGGGCAGGCTGAAG AAGAGGAAAGTACGGACTTTATCATCATATCCAGTACAGGACAGAGCTGGCACTTTGAAGCTCAGAATCAGGAGGATAGAGATGCTTGGGTTCAGGCGATAGAGAGTCAGATCCTGGCAAGTCTTCAGAGTTGCGAGAGCAGAAATAAG GCACGACGGAGCAGTCATAGTGAAGCTGTTGCCTTACAGGCCCTGCGTAATGCCAAAGGGAATGACCTCTGTGTGGACTGTGAGGCATCAA ATCCAACATGGGCAAGTCTTAATCTCGGGGCTCTCATCTGTATCGAGTGTTCTGGTATACACCGGAACCTGGGGACTCACCTGTCTCGCGTCCGCTCGCTAGACCTAGACGACTGGCCCAGCGAGCTCACGAAAGTGCTTACGGCTATAGGGAACCATATGGCCAACAGTATTTGGGAGACCTGCACTCAAGGACGGCAAAAGTTGACACCTGAGGCAACAAG AGAACAGAGGGAATCCTGGATCCGTGCCAAATACGAACAGCGGGTGTTTGTGTCGCCCTTGCCCGCTCAGTGCTCAGAGGGCACAATGTCATCCTGGTTACTCAGAGCAGTAATTGACAGAGACCTTCCCAGACTTCTGCTTCTCCTAGCACACAGCACCAAGGATCTGATCAACATCCCTCCTGAGGGAGCGGGGCAACAGCATCACAGCGCATTACACGCGGCATGCCAGCTCGGAGACGTGGTAATGACGCAGCTCCTGGTCTGG TACGGCAGCGATGTCAAGTCGAAGGATCCGCAGGGCAGAACGGCCCTGACATTGGCGCGTCAAGCCGGAAGTAAAGAGTGCGCTGAGATTCTTCTACAGCACGGCTGTCCCAGCGAGACCTCTCCCACGTCCCCCACACCCGTTCTGTCCCGCAAAAGTAGCATCACGAGCGTGGGCCGTGTCAATTCCAGGCGGAGGGTCTCGTAA
- the agap2 gene encoding arf-GAP with GTPase, ANK repeat and PH domain-containing protein 2 isoform X5, with product MSSTIKVTNSTAIRAEVKRHESLQNTLNKFLRQLEKVEDPQIRTGLKVFLHSVQASCNNSQEWTLNRAIPELRLGVLGSIRSGKTALVNRFITGSYLPQESHEGGRYKKEVLGEGQSQLLLIREESGPPSAQFCNWLDGVILVFSLENEASFQDVYKNYSELSKHRNIAEMPIIAVGTQDKISSTNVRVIEDKRVQQLCIDIRRCTYYETCATYGLNVDRVFTEMTQKIAAAKKQAALLASCKSLPNSPSHSGASTPLSGPGQASNGGQSSDYPSSLPSTPVISHKDIRGGASGDGGSQRNLPRRRTSLFANRRGSDSEKRTSESRGDVSGRSVPIKQGTLWKRSERSLNKEWKKKYVTLSNSGMLTYHSNINEYLQNAQGKEMDLLRVTVKVPGKRLHRAGTPGGPSPGPVLVPVPGVNGISKDKQTPEGGATSNLLTVEEASRAGLSFHIDQKVKRCPSSVSNKGFSMDSSAEGATSPPLGKDHMPSSPMSDRKKKKRNRSINLKGDAAAGQAEAKRKMWKLKSFGSLRNINKTEEESTDFIIISSTGQSWHFEAQNQEDRDAWVQAIESQILASLQSCESRNKARRSSHSEAVALQALRNAKGNDLCVDCEASNPTWASLNLGALICIECSGIHRNLGTHLSRVRSLDLDDWPSELTKVLTAIGNHMANSIWETCTQGRQKLTPEATREQRESWIRAKYEQRVFVSPLPAQCSEGTMSSWLLRAVIDRDLPRLLLLLAHSTKDLINIPPEGAGQQHHSALHAACQLGDVVMTQLLVWYGSDVKSKDPQGRTALTLARQAGSKECAEILLQHGCPSETSPTSPTPVLSRKSSITSVGRVNSRRRVS from the exons catCATGCAACAACAGTCAGGAATGGACCCTGAACCGCGCCATTCCAGAGCTGAGACTG GGGGTTTTAGGTAGCATACGAAGTGGAAAAACTGCCCTTGTGAACCGATTCATCACAGGAAGTTACCTGCCACAGGAGTCACATGAGG GTGGACGATATAAAAAAGAAGTACTGGGGGAGGGACAAAGTCAGTTATTACTGATCCGAGAGGAATCTGGCCCTCCAAGTGCACAG TTCTGCAATTGGCTGGATGGTGTCATCTTGGTTTTTAGTCTGGAAAATGAAGCCAGTTTCCAGGATGTGTATAAGAACTACAGTGAGCTTAGCAAACACCGTAACATTGCAGAAATGCCCATTATAGCAGTTGGAACACAAG ATAAGATTAGTAGCACTAACGTCCGTGTGATCGAGGACAAACGTGTGCAACAGCTCTGTATAGATATACGTCGCTGTACTTACTATGAGACGTGTGCTACATACGGGCTTAACGTGGACAGAGTATTCACTGAAA TGACTCAAAAGATCGCTGCTGCCAAGAAGCAAGCCGCCCTTCTGGCCTCCTGTAAATCTCTCCCGAACTCTCCGAGTCATTCAGGAGCCTCGACTCCGCTGTCAGGGCCAGGACAG GCCAGTAATGGGGGTCAGAGTAGTGATTACCCCTCCTCTTTGCCTTCTACCCCTGTTATAAGTCACAAAGATATTCGGGGTGGGGCAAGTGGAGACGGGGGCTCTCAACGAAATCTGCCCCGGCGACGGACCTCTTTATTTGCG AACCGTCGTGGCAGTGACTCTGAGAAAAGGACTTCTGAAAGCCGAGGTGACGTGAGCGGTAGATCCGTTCCTATTAAACAG GGGACTTTGTGGAAACGAAGTGAACGTTCTTTAAACAAGGAGTGGAAGAAGAAGTATGTGACTTTATCAAACAGCGGCATGCTGACGTATCACTCAAACATAAAC GAATATTTACAGAACGCTCAAGGAAAAGAAATGGATTTATTGCGGGTCACTGTGAAAGTGCCAGGCAAACGTCTTCATCGTGCCGGAACACCTGGCGGTCCGTCTCCTGGTCCTGTTCTTGTCCCCGTACCCGGTGTTAATGGAATTAGTAAAGACAAGCAGACACCTGAAGGGGGCGCTACTT CAAATCTTTTGACTGTGGAGGAGGCATCCAGAGCTGGTTTGTCATTTCATATTGACCAAAAGGTGAAACGTTGCCCATCATCTGTGTCGAATAAAGGGTTTAGTATGG aCTCGAGTGCAGAGGGAGCCACAAGTCCACCTTTAGGAAAAGACCACATGCCTTCTTCTCCAATGAGTGAccgaaaaaagaaaaaaagaaacagaagtaTTAATCTGAAGGGAGACGCAGCAGCCGGGCAGGCTGAAG CCAAGCGCAAAATGTGGAAATTAAAAAGCTTTGGTAGCTTGAGAAACATTAACAAAACAG AAGAGGAAAGTACGGACTTTATCATCATATCCAGTACAGGACAGAGCTGGCACTTTGAAGCTCAGAATCAGGAGGATAGAGATGCTTGGGTTCAGGCGATAGAGAGTCAGATCCTGGCAAGTCTTCAGAGTTGCGAGAGCAGAAATAAG GCACGACGGAGCAGTCATAGTGAAGCTGTTGCCTTACAGGCCCTGCGTAATGCCAAAGGGAATGACCTCTGTGTGGACTGTGAGGCATCAA ATCCAACATGGGCAAGTCTTAATCTCGGGGCTCTCATCTGTATCGAGTGTTCTGGTATACACCGGAACCTGGGGACTCACCTGTCTCGCGTCCGCTCGCTAGACCTAGACGACTGGCCCAGCGAGCTCACGAAAGTGCTTACGGCTATAGGGAACCATATGGCCAACAGTATTTGGGAGACCTGCACTCAAGGACGGCAAAAGTTGACACCTGAGGCAACAAG AGAACAGAGGGAATCCTGGATCCGTGCCAAATACGAACAGCGGGTGTTTGTGTCGCCCTTGCCCGCTCAGTGCTCAGAGGGCACAATGTCATCCTGGTTACTCAGAGCAGTAATTGACAGAGACCTTCCCAGACTTCTGCTTCTCCTAGCACACAGCACCAAGGATCTGATCAACATCCCTCCTGAGGGAGCGGGGCAACAGCATCACAGCGCATTACACGCGGCATGCCAGCTCGGAGACGTGGTAATGACGCAGCTCCTGGTCTGG TACGGCAGCGATGTCAAGTCGAAGGATCCGCAGGGCAGAACGGCCCTGACATTGGCGCGTCAAGCCGGAAGTAAAGAGTGCGCTGAGATTCTTCTACAGCACGGCTGTCCCAGCGAGACCTCTCCCACGTCCCCCACACCCGTTCTGTCCCGCAAAAGTAGCATCACGAGCGTGGGCCGTGTCAATTCCAGGCGGAGGGTCTCGTAA